The Aureimonas mangrovi genome includes a region encoding these proteins:
- the cydX gene encoding cytochrome bd-I oxidase subunit CydX, with protein sequence MWYFSWVLGVGLACTFAILNAMWFEMKEDRRLSALPLPPGAGETHVPGSDA encoded by the coding sequence ATGTGGTACTTCTCCTGGGTTCTCGGCGTCGGCCTCGCCTGCACCTTCGCCATCCTCAACGCCATGTGGTTCGAGATGAAGGAGGATCGGCGCCTGTCCGCGCTGCCGCTGCCCCCCGGCGCGGGAGAAACACACGTGCCGGGCAGCGACGCATAG
- a CDS encoding EAL domain-containing protein, with the protein MATGVIVVDAGGDIMLCNAAIPRLFRISSASVPIGMPFHGFLRALAPVVGWDEARTVRIIDNHRLWMTRSEPTAVRHHFDNGSVLSIVCRPLADGGAVLTYDDVTEAVVHARESRKHETRAEDSERSFRLLVKGITDYAIYMLNPDGTVANWNAGAQRAKGYTEDEIVGRHYRVFYDVADQAAGVPDRNLATALREGRFEDEGPRYRKDGTSFLAHVVIDPIFEEDGSLLGFAKITRDRTEHFHNAERIAHMARHDALTGLPNRVQFVERLDDAIGALAGAGGKVALVNIDLDGFKQINDTHGHAVGDTVLKTLAQRMTADLREGEIIGRFGGDEFVALKSYRHAGELEAFIARTQGALSESIDLQHCNLVLGASFGVANFPADADSREKLMSNADLAMYRAKAALIEKVCFYEASMDEAEREKRKLAADLWRALEHGDQFYLDYQEQRSVSGQEIIGYEALLRWRHPERGLISPVRFIPIAESCGAIVALGDWVLETACREAARRGLTRIAVNLSPLQLGNVSLIGKVRETLTRTGLAPHCLELEITETAVINDRERALHILRQIKAMGVAIAIDDFGTGFSSLETLRLFPFDRIKLDRSFTTDLEHDGKAQAFVKAILMLGASLQMAVLAEGVERETQMAFLAGAGCGEVQGFLFGRPRSLEHLTIQAESCG; encoded by the coding sequence ATGGCGACGGGTGTCATCGTCGTCGACGCCGGCGGTGATATCATGCTGTGCAACGCCGCCATTCCGCGCCTGTTCCGAATTTCATCGGCATCCGTTCCGATCGGCATGCCCTTCCATGGATTCCTGCGTGCGCTGGCGCCTGTGGTGGGGTGGGACGAAGCACGCACAGTGCGGATCATCGACAATCATCGCCTCTGGATGACGCGGTCCGAACCAACGGCGGTGCGGCATCACTTCGACAACGGTTCGGTGCTGTCCATCGTCTGCCGACCATTGGCTGATGGCGGAGCGGTCCTGACCTATGACGACGTGACCGAAGCTGTCGTGCATGCCCGTGAAAGCCGAAAACACGAAACGCGGGCGGAGGACTCCGAACGTTCGTTTCGGCTTCTGGTGAAGGGCATCACCGACTACGCGATCTACATGCTCAACCCGGACGGTACAGTCGCCAACTGGAACGCCGGTGCTCAGCGCGCGAAAGGCTATACCGAGGACGAGATCGTCGGCAGACACTATCGTGTCTTCTATGACGTAGCCGATCAAGCGGCCGGGGTGCCGGATCGCAATCTGGCGACGGCGCTCCGCGAAGGCCGCTTCGAGGACGAGGGTCCGCGATACCGCAAGGACGGCACTTCGTTTCTGGCGCACGTCGTGATCGATCCGATCTTCGAGGAAGACGGATCACTTCTTGGCTTCGCGAAGATCACGCGCGATAGAACCGAACATTTCCACAATGCCGAGCGTATCGCGCACATGGCAAGGCACGACGCTTTGACAGGCCTGCCGAACCGCGTCCAGTTCGTCGAGCGACTGGACGACGCGATCGGCGCGCTGGCCGGCGCAGGCGGGAAGGTCGCGCTCGTGAACATTGATCTCGACGGCTTCAAGCAGATCAACGACACCCATGGCCATGCCGTCGGCGACACCGTGCTCAAGACGCTCGCACAACGTATGACCGCCGATCTTCGCGAAGGCGAGATCATTGGCCGCTTCGGTGGTGACGAGTTCGTAGCGCTCAAGTCGTACCGGCACGCCGGCGAATTGGAAGCGTTCATCGCGCGGACGCAGGGCGCGCTCTCGGAGTCCATCGACCTTCAGCACTGCAACCTCGTCCTGGGAGCGAGCTTCGGTGTTGCGAACTTCCCGGCCGACGCTGACAGCCGTGAGAAGCTGATGAGCAATGCGGATTTGGCAATGTACCGCGCCAAGGCCGCGCTGATCGAGAAGGTATGTTTCTACGAGGCGTCGATGGACGAGGCCGAGCGCGAGAAGCGCAAGCTTGCTGCCGACCTCTGGCGGGCACTCGAACATGGCGATCAGTTCTATCTCGACTACCAGGAGCAGCGCAGCGTCTCCGGGCAGGAGATCATCGGATACGAGGCGCTTCTGCGCTGGCGTCATCCAGAACGAGGGCTCATCTCGCCTGTACGCTTCATTCCGATTGCCGAAAGCTGCGGCGCGATCGTCGCCCTCGGAGACTGGGTTCTGGAAACCGCGTGCCGCGAAGCGGCCCGCCGCGGTCTTACCCGCATCGCCGTGAATTTGTCGCCGCTTCAGCTCGGCAATGTGTCACTCATCGGCAAAGTGCGCGAGACGTTGACGCGGACCGGCCTTGCTCCACACTGCCTCGAGCTCGAGATCACCGAGACGGCCGTCATTAACGACCGTGAGCGCGCGCTTCACATTCTTCGCCAGATCAAGGCCATGGGCGTCGCGATCGCCATCGACGACTTCGGCACCGGCTTTTCGTCGCTCGAGACCCTGCGTCTGTTTCCCTTCGACCGCATCAAGCTCGATCGCTCCTTCACCACGGACCTCGAACATGACGGTAAGGCGCAGGCTTTCGTCAAAGCGATCCTGATGCTTGGCGCCAGCCTCCAGATGGCGGTCCTAGCGGAGGGCGTCGAGCGAGAAACCCAGATGGCGTTTCTCGCCGGCGCGGGCTGCGGAGAAGTCCAGGGCTTCCTGTTCGGACGACCTCGCAGCCTCGAACATCTCACCATCCAGGCGGAAAGCTGCGGTTGA